A window of the Polaribacter batillariae genome harbors these coding sequences:
- a CDS encoding helix-turn-helix domain-containing protein: MKTLGDTLKCAREEKDLILRKVAAEVDIDQSLISKFEKNERKPTREQIIRLAKFYELSESELIINWFSEKIAEELKYTESTSEILKVAEEKINYYKTQENGK, from the coding sequence ATGAAAACATTAGGAGACACTTTGAAATGTGCGAGAGAGGAAAAAGATTTAATTCTGCGAAAAGTTGCGGCTGAAGTAGATATTGACCAATCTTTGATTAGCAAATTTGAGAAAAATGAAAGAAAACCTACAAGGGAACAAATCATAAGACTTGCTAAATTTTATGAACTTTCTGAAAGTGAACTCATTATAAATTGGTTTTCAGAAAAAATTGCAGAAGAATTAAAATATACAGAATCGACTTCTGAAATACTGAAAGTAGCAGAAGAAAAAATTAATTATTACAAAACTCAAGAAAATGGAAAATAA
- a CDS encoding alpha/beta hydrolase, translated as MSDLHYLVRQPKKASENPPLLILLHGYGSNEQDLFSFADELPDELLIISVQAPLSMGFGGYAWYSINFDDVNGKFSDLKEAKTSIDKIAVFIDEIKKKYNTNSNKIFLLGFSQGAILSYSLSFFYPNKVNYVIALSGYVNTELLPQNMPTNLKTEYYSSHGSVDQVLPVDWARNTKPFLDKLGVENVYSEYNVGHGVAPQNFYSFKNWIETRL; from the coding sequence ATGAGCGATTTACATTATTTAGTAAGACAACCCAAAAAAGCATCCGAAAATCCGCCTTTGTTAATTTTATTACATGGTTATGGAAGTAACGAACAAGATTTATTTTCTTTTGCAGACGAATTGCCAGACGAATTGCTAATTATTAGTGTACAAGCACCACTTTCTATGGGATTTGGAGGGTATGCTTGGTATTCTATTAATTTTGATGATGTGAATGGAAAATTTTCCGATTTAAAAGAAGCCAAAACATCAATCGATAAAATCGCTGTTTTTATTGACGAAATAAAGAAAAAATACAATACAAATTCTAATAAAATTTTTTTGTTAGGTTTTAGTCAAGGAGCCATTTTAAGCTACTCTTTAAGTTTTTTCTATCCTAACAAAGTAAATTATGTAATTGCCTTAAGCGGTTATGTAAATACAGAATTGTTACCCCAAAACATGCCAACCAACTTAAAGACGGAATATTACAGTTCTCATGGCAGTGTAGATCAAGTTTTACCTGTAGATTGGGCTAGAAACACCAAACCTTTTTTAGATAAATTAGGGGTAGAAAATGTGTATTCGGAATACAATGTTGGCCATGGAGTTGCTCCACAGAATTTTTACAGTTTTAAGAACTGGATTGAAACACGCTTGTAA
- a CDS encoding DNA cytosine methyltransferase: protein MENKKLKVAELFAGVGGFRLGLEKSNYEIVWSNQWEPSTKIQHASKVYEERFGKENHSNEDINEVVTRNVEEIPDHDLLVGGFPCQDYSVATTLQNSKGLKGKKGVLWWSIHQILEKKKNKPKYLFLENVDRLLKSPAKQRGRDFAVMLQSLNDLGYAVEWRVINAAEYGMPQRRRRVFFIGYHKSTEIYKRLQKSNKTNWLTEEGTIANAFPVTKINTIQEVELKGDLVEITDSFNKNGKLSPFQNTGLLIKGKVYTTKTEPNYDGEKTVLADVLQNGEVTSEFFIDEKDKPKWEYLKGAKTIERKSADGFVYKYSEGGMIYPDALDNASRTIITGEGGKSPSRFKHVVVSDRGLRRLTPIELERLNMFPDNHTKLEGITDTKRAFFMGNALVVGVIEKIGEELYKQINQFEYV from the coding sequence ATGGAAAATAAGAAATTGAAAGTTGCAGAATTGTTTGCAGGAGTTGGAGGTTTTCGTCTTGGACTTGAAAAAAGTAATTACGAAATTGTTTGGAGTAATCAGTGGGAACCATCAACAAAAATACAACACGCATCAAAAGTTTATGAAGAACGTTTTGGAAAAGAAAATCACTCAAACGAAGATATAAATGAAGTTGTAACGAGAAATGTGGAGGAAATTCCAGATCACGATTTATTAGTTGGCGGATTTCCTTGTCAAGATTATTCAGTTGCGACTACTTTACAAAATTCTAAAGGTTTAAAAGGTAAAAAAGGTGTTCTTTGGTGGTCAATTCATCAAATTTTAGAAAAGAAAAAAAACAAGCCTAAATACTTGTTTTTAGAAAATGTTGATCGTCTTTTAAAATCGCCAGCAAAACAAAGAGGTCGAGATTTTGCAGTAATGTTGCAAAGTTTAAATGATTTAGGTTATGCTGTAGAATGGCGAGTAATAAATGCAGCAGAATATGGAATGCCACAAAGAAGAAGAAGAGTTTTCTTTATTGGTTATCACAAATCCACAGAAATTTACAAAAGACTTCAAAAATCTAATAAAACAAATTGGTTAACAGAAGAAGGAACAATTGCAAATGCTTTTCCTGTAACTAAAATAAATACAATTCAAGAAGTAGAATTAAAAGGAGATTTAGTAGAAATAACAGACAGCTTCAATAAAAACGGAAAGTTATCGCCTTTTCAAAACACAGGTTTACTTATAAAAGGTAAAGTTTATACAACTAAAACAGAACCAAATTACGATGGAGAAAAAACTGTTTTAGCAGATGTTCTGCAAAATGGAGAAGTAACTTCTGAATTTTTCATTGACGAAAAAGACAAACCAAAATGGGAATATTTAAAAGGTGCAAAAACCATTGAACGAAAATCAGCAGATGGTTTTGTTTATAAATATTCAGAAGGTGGAATGATTTATCCAGACGCTTTAGATAATGCTTCAAGAACAATTATTACTGGAGAAGGTGGAAAATCACCCTCAAGATTTAAGCACGTAGTTGTTTCAGATAGAGGTTTGAGAAGATTAACACCAATTGAATTGGAAAGGTTAAATATGTTTCCAGATAATCACACCAAACTTGAAGGAATTACAGATACAAAACGTGCATTTTTTATGGGAAATGCTTTAGTTGTTGGAGTAATTGAAAAAATTGGAGAGGAACTTTATAAACAAATAAATCAATTTGAGTATGTATAA